CAGGAGGGCTGATAATTGGTCTCTATGGTTGATGGCTGTGAACCCCAACTTGATAGCCAAACTTGAGACGGTATGTTCATTATATAGGCTACAATATAATTGCAATTTCTAATTCTTTACAGGGTAAGATTTTAGATGTGAAAGGCTTAGACAAATGGAAGAAGGAAGTGGTCTGTGAATTTTTCTCTTAACAGGAGGAACACTCTTCTACTTTAAGAGGGCTTTGGGATTGGAGtaatggggtggggagaggtaaGAGGGGAAAAGCCTAGTTCTGAACTCCGAGCCACTGCACATGGCTTAGGATAAAGGGGACTGTCTTGAGGATGCCCAGTTGCCCTCACTGGCTAGGGCCACACACATTCCTGGCAGGGCCAGGCACTGAGCAGTCTCAGCTCTCAGCAGAGAAAAATATCTCCCAAGTCTGCCTTCCTACcccacccacttttccctctcacTTTCTGCTGCCTCAGGGATGAGTAGAAGTGATGACCTTCTTACCAGGTTCTGGGGCAgtctgaggagggaggaggtgtgATGATGCCAGGGATCAGAGGGAAGATGTTCAGAGACAGGAGAGCCTTAGGATTtagtcggggggtggggggtgctgctCTGGAGCCCAAGAGTGCTGCTGACATCCCTGATGACCATCTGGTGCTAGAGCTAGGGGTCTCTCTGTCTTGGCTCTGTGGCCTATTTGCAGCCACACCATGATGGGTGCTGTGAAGAGCAGGGATTAGGGAGCAGGGTGACACAGAGAAGTGGTAAGCAAACTGCCCCAGAAAcactgaataataaaaatagacaGGATGTTATATTTTTCCATCAGTCTTTGCTTGTGCTGTTGTTTATGCCATTTATCTGACAGCTGGTTCCTGTTTTTCTCAAACAGGAGGGGAATACCCATAGCAGCACCATGCTGTTTACCCCCCCTTTGCGTTTGCCACTCTATGTGCCTTTgggtctgatttttctttttttgtgtgtgtgacttctACTTTTCTGGCTGCCTCTGCCCAGAGTGCAGGTATAATTACAGCAAATATAAAGACCTGAATGATCATTATGAGATTTTTATTTGGAAGCTGCCAGGAAAGCCACCCCTTCTGGGGGCTCACTTCAGCTCAGGAAGAGAGAGCCTTACCTTCAGGAAGCATTCCGCCCGCAGAGCACAGAGATGGCATCCCAACCACAGACTTGGTGCCAGTGATTCCTGAGGGCTACTCCTGTCTTGCATTAGGGCCACAAGGGCCTTGTCCTCATTTGGACAGTGCATGGGGTAGGAGGTTCTCTGGAGGTCTACTGATTAATTCCCTGAAACCAGGTTTGGGAACAGGGCTCTTTGAACATCAAGTTAGTGCCACCTTTTCCTTTCAGATAGGTGCTTAGCCtggcctctgtctccccctggCGGTACGTACAGAACTTGTTCGGCCTGCAGGTTCGGCCTCTGTCTTGAGTTGaaggtggaagaggaagaagccCCACTCTTTGCCATTCACCTCCTCCTTAACCCTTCCTCCACCATCCCGACAAATTAGCTTGGTTCATCAGACAGAATCGAGTTTGGGCGTCTGGGGACTGGCACGGGTGTGAGTCTCTCACTGCGTGACCTCTTGAGGCAAGTTCTATAAAATGACAGGTGCGTCATCGGTATAAAGAACGTAATAAAATCTACTTTGAAGTGTTGCTGTGCAGTATAGATGGCCTACTATATAGAAAGTGCTTTGTAGCGGGCCTACTATATAGAAAGTCCGCCATAAATAGCAGTTATTGTAGTTATCCTTACTAAATATTCCTCTAGCCCTGATGTGGTCAGGGGAGGTCTaaatggggctgggggaagggggggaacaGGGAAttggatcctgagaaagaaagTGAAGTCGGAGTGGTAACCGCTCTCCCAGATCTAGAGGTCATGGGGAGCAGGGCCCTCTCAGGAGCCCAAGAAGTTACCCCCAGCTCCCTAATTCAGGATGGTCGACTCCAGCCCGCCTCGTTCACACCCCCACAGCACACCCAGCACCAGCTGGCTCGCCTTCACTCTCACTCCGGCAGCCCCAGCCAGAGGTGTTGTCACACCAGGTGCCTCACACCCAGCGGGTCGCCGAAGCTGCTGGTTTCGCTCTGAGGTCATCAGCTCCATCATCCTCCGGGGTAGCTGCTAGGAACGGAAGGCGAGGAGACACCACCCACCCCGTCACAATGGGGAAGTTCTAGCTGATGTCTAAGCTGGAGGgtgtccttccctccccttcccacaacAGCAGACCCTTCTTCCCCAAAGGAACTGAGGCGGAGCGTAGCCGGAACTAGGCGGGAAGAGGCCGCGAACCAGCAGGGCGGTGCGGGGGTGGCCCAGAGCAGGAGGAAGTTTTCCCGGGACCCGCCCTGCCCTCGCGGAGCCAATGGCCGTGGAGAGCCCGCAGGAGCGAGCACCGCCCACCGCGCGCCCTAGGGGGGCGGGGCCTGACTCGGGGCGGGGCCACGCCGAgggcggggcagggaggcagcATGCTAAACCGGGTGCGCTCGGCCGTGGCGCACCTGGTGAGCTCCGGGGGCGCCCCGCCTCCGCGCCCCAAGTCCCCAGACCTGTCCAACGCGCCCTCCGCGCAGCCTGCCGTCCCTCCAGAAGCGCCCAGGAGCCCTCCGGCGAGGGCTGGGAGCGGGAGCTCGGCGCCCGCGAAGACAGTAGAGGCTCGAGCGAGCTTCTCCCGACCGACCTTTCTGCAGCTGAGCCCAGGGGGGCTGCGACGCGCTGACGACCACGCTGGCCGGGCTGTGCAAAGCCCCCCGGACACCGGCCGTCGCCTGCCCTGGAGCACGGGCTACGCCGAGTGAGCGTCCCCGGGAACACCCTAGCCAGGATGGGACCCCCAGCCCTTACTTAGACCCTTCCCCAGCTGGGCATCCCCGGCGCTGGGATGCGTGCCCCTGGCGGCGCTCGGCGCTGGGAACTCCCTTCTCCCAGGACCTTTGCTATCCTCTGGGCTTCGGGCTGCACCCCCTCCCAGCCGCTTCTCAAGTCGGTGCAGTCTTCCTCAGGATCTTCCAGCTCGTTGACTTCCCTCACCCGCGCCGCCTCAGGACCTTGTTCCCttccagagcccggagcccggagaGCGGAGGGCCCCGTGAAGGATGAGTTGGCCAGTTCTCTGCTGGGGCCCGGCAGTTTAATGGCTAGGGGAGGCGGGGCTTCAAGGAGGCTGGGGGCGCTTTTCATAGAGGAGATGGCAGCCAGAAAGATTCGCTCCCGGGCTTCCCGACCCTGGCGCCCCAGTTCCCTGTCCCTCTTAccgttcccctccccctccacacccaGAAATAGCCCGCGACACCAGGCGGCCTCCGGCTTCcccaggggcgggggagggggccgccCGGGAAGCAGGAGGGTCCCCTTTGAACGCCCCTTGGCGGGGGGCATTGCGCTGGCCGGGCAAAGACGCGGACCCCCGGTCGGAGTGGCGGGAGCAGCCGGCTTGCTCCCAGGCCGGGTGTATTTTTAATGCATCTACTGGGAAAGCAGAGCTTTGAGGGAGACGGGGGCGCTGAGGTCGCTGAGGGTGGTGGCTGGTAGACCCGTGGCCCCACCGCCAGCTCCTTTAGCTTTCTATCTGAGAAGAGTTGGTGGCTTATGTGGCTTCTGCGCAGTCCAGGTGGGCTTCCACCCCTGCCCTATTTCAATTCCTCTTTCCCTATCTGGGCTGGAGCACTGCCTCACTGCCAAACCAGCAGAAACTTTCACTGGAAGATTTTAAGATAAAGGTGGGTGTGCCCATGAGGGTGGGGTGCTGTGGACCAGGCACTAGAAAAGTTGACTAGGCTTCAGGGCGGGATGTAGGGTCTTGGCAAGCAGGATATAAGACCTCCTGCTGCCCCTGTCCAACCCTTTCCCCAGCAGCCCACAGGGGTGCCCCCTTTGCAGGGGATGGGGGAACTGAGGCAGGCAGGTGCTGCTGCTGGCTTTTCTGTGAGGTGGTGGGGCCTGACACCCAGACAGTACTCCTCATGCCTtgccctgcctcccttcccctcctctttctggCCTGGATCCCAGGTGGCTGTGACCTTTCTCAGTTTGGCCAGCAGGctagagagggtgtgtgtgtctAAGGTGGGGGTTATTCCAGGACCTGGTCTGGTGTCCAACCTGATGTGGTCACTCTGGCCTGGCAGGGTCATCAATGCTGGCAAAAGCCGGCACAATGAGGACCAGGCTTGCTGTGAAGTGGTGTATCTGGAAGGTCGGAGGAGTGTTTCAGGGGTACCTAGGGAGCCTAGCCGAGGCCAGGtaagcccccaccccagcccctagCCTCCAGAAACCTGGTCACATCTCTTCCGGGGGATTCTAGGCATCTGGTTTTAAATCCGAGACATGTGGAAGACCTAACTCCTAACTCACTAGCTTTCTACCAATGACACAGAACCTTTATGTGGCATTTGAACAGTTAGAATGTCAGTATAAATGTTCAGTTTTCCACTTAGAATATAGGTACTACTGTATTTATGGatggtaattaattaattaccaatatttatttttgcatattttatccTTGGAGTTTGGCTTTTTTGATGCTTTTCTTTCTGACACATAATAGGCCCTTGGTAAATGAGTGAACAAATCTAATTTGCCTTTAATGCCAAACTCTGACCTCCTCTCGGATGTTTATATGGATGCCCCAGAGTCTTACATAAtacaagccacacacacacacacacacacacacacacacacacacactctgtctctctctctctctctctctctctctctctctctctctctttgtccctcactCACCTCCAACTTTTCCTCCACCAGGGACTCTGCTTCTACTACTGGGGCCTGTTTGATGGGCATGCAGGGGGCGGAGCTGCCGAAATGGCCTCCAGGCTCCTTCATCGCCACATCCGGGAGCAGCTAAAAGACCTGGTAGAGATACTCCAGGACCCCtcgccacctcccctctgcctcccgtCTACCCCAGGGGCCGCAGGTTCCTCTGATCCTTCTCACTTGGTTGGTCCTCAGTCTTGCTGGTCTTCGCAGAAGGAAGTGACCCATGAGAGCCTGGTAGTGGGGGCGATTGAGAATGCCTTCCAGTTTATGGTGAGTGGGTGGTCCTGGCAAGAGCCTGCTAGGCAGTCACTCTGGTCAACTCTGGATGGGGATCAAGTGGCCTAAGTGGGTGACCCTGAGAACCCACAACACCTTTGAGGGCCTGAGCAGAGCTTGGTTCAGTAGGGAGGGAAGGAGTAGTTAGCTATACCCatgtcttccctcctctcctccagtgTGGCTTGGCTGGGCCAGTTTATTTCTGCAGATGGGGGCGGTGGTTGTGTGCCTGGAACCTCTTCTTCATTCACCCCTTTGACCCTCCTTCACGTGGCAGGATGAGCAGATGGCCCGGGAGCGGCGCGGCCACCAGGTGGAGGGGGGCTGCTGTGCACTGGTTGTAGTCTACTTGCTAGGCAAGGTGTATGTGGCCAATGCAGGTGACAGCAGGTATGGTGGGGGGGTTGAAAATGCCTACAGGGGATCCCACTCTCTGGGATGGGGGCATAGAAGACAGTGAGGTGGtgggttttaaaaatcaaaaactggagggagggatggggtcAGGAGCAGTTACAGACATAAGGAAGGACCGGAAATAGCCACAAGGGGAGGAAAGATGGGGGTCTGGGTGAGGAACCCTAAGGGTCATTATGGGGAAAGCCTGGTCTTTCTGGAATTCTCCGCAAGGGGGCTGAGGAGAGCCAAGCCcaaaccttttctttctctgggcaGAGCCATCATTGTCCGGAATGGTGAAATCATTCCAATGTCCCGGGAGTTCACCCCGGAGACTGAGCGCCAGCGTCTTCAGCTGCTTGTAAGTAGGAACTAAACGCTCTACTCCCATTCTTTGTGGACTCTGTGGCTCTCTGTAGCCTATGTCCCCATCCCTACTGCACAGACAGCTCCTCACCTGCTCACTGGGAAGGCTATTCTGCAGACTATGGTTGACCTGGTGGAACATGTAGGAGGAAGGAACGTGGGTTACTCCAGTGCTcccactgtggccccagct
The sequence above is drawn from the Neofelis nebulosa isolate mNeoNeb1 chromosome 2, mNeoNeb1.pri, whole genome shotgun sequence genome and encodes:
- the PPM1J gene encoding protein phosphatase 1J isoform X2, producing MLNRVRSAVAHLVSSGGAPPPRPKSPDLSNAPSAQPAVPPEAPRSPPARAGSGSSAPAKTVEARASFSRPTFLQLSPGGLRRADDHAGRAVQSPPDTGRRLPWSTGYAEVINAGKSRHNEDQACCEVVYLEGRRSVSGVPREPSRGQGLCFYYWGLFDGHAGGGAAEMASRLLHRHIREQLKDLSCWSSQKEVTHESLVVGAIENAFQFMDEQMARERRGHQVEGGCCALVVVYLLGKVYVANAGDSRAIIVRNGEIIPMSREFTPETERQRLQLLGFLKPELLGGEFTHLEFPRRIQPKELGQRMLYRDQNMTGWAYKKIELEDLRFPLVCGEGKKARVMATIGVTRGLGDHNLKVCSSTLPIKPFLSCFPEVRVYDLTQYEHCPDDVLVLGTDGLWDVTSDCEVAATVDRVLSAYEPNDPSRYTALAQALVLGARGTPRDRGWRLPNNKLGSGDDISVFVIPLGGPGSYS
- the PPM1J gene encoding protein phosphatase 1J isoform X1 translates to MLNRVRSAVAHLVSSGGAPPPRPKSPDLSNAPSAQPAVPPEAPRSPPARAGSGSSAPAKTVEARASFSRPTFLQLSPGGLRRADDHAGRAVQSPPDTGRRLPWSTGYAEVINAGKSRHNEDQACCEVVYLEGRRSVSGVPREPSRGQGLCFYYWGLFDGHAGGGAAEMASRLLHRHIREQLKDLVEILQDPSPPPLCLPSTPGAAGSSDPSHLVGPQSCWSSQKEVTHESLVVGAIENAFQFMDEQMARERRGHQVEGGCCALVVVYLLGKVYVANAGDSRAIIVRNGEIIPMSREFTPETERQRLQLLGFLKPELLGGEFTHLEFPRRIQPKELGQRMLYRDQNMTGWAYKKIELEDLRFPLVCGEGKKARVMATIGVTRGLGDHNLKVCSSTLPIKPFLSCFPEVRVYDLTQYEHCPDDVLVLGTDGLWDVTSDCEVAATVDRVLSAYEPNDPSRYTALAQALVLGARGTPRDRGWRLPNNKLGSGDDISVFVIPLGGPGSYS